In the genome of Cryptomeria japonica chromosome 8, Sugi_1.0, whole genome shotgun sequence, one region contains:
- the LOC131059420 gene encoding NAD(P)H-quinone oxidoreductase subunit 1, chloroplastic-like: MVINIADLEEQAINLFSRLGFSREISSLIWILIDIIILLLGITIGLLVIVWLERKISAGIQQRIGPEYAGPLGLIQALTDGIKLLLKEDIIPSRGDIWLFSIGPAVVVIPIFLGYLVIPFGRHIILMDLSIGVFFWIAISSIAPLGLLIAGYGSNNKYSFSGGLRATAQAISYEIPLALCVLSISLQLSNSSSTIDIVEAQCRYGFLGWNLWRQPIGFLSFFISSLAECERLPFDLPEVEEELVAGYQTKYSGIKFGLFYVASYLNLLASSFFVTVLYLGGWNLSIPFIPILKHFEWDSISGINGVINITIGILIILITECDLKR, encoded by the exons ATGGTTATTAATATAGCAGATCTCGAAGAACAAGCTATCAATTTATTTTCTCGATTGGGATTTTCAAGAGAAATTTCTAGTCTTATATGGATTCTAATTGACATAATTATCCTTCTATTGGGAATTACAATAGGATTATTAGTTATTGTATGGCTTGAAAGAAAAATATCTGCGGGAATACAACAACGCATTGGACCTGAATATGCCGGTCCTTTGGGACTTATTCAAGCCTTGACGGATGGAATAAAACTACTGCTAAAAGAGGATATTATTCCATCTAGGGGGGATATTTGGTTATTTAGTATTGGACCAGCGGTAGTGGTCATACCTATTTTTTTAGGCTATTTAGTAATTCCCTTTGGTCGCCACATTATTTTAATGGATCTTAGTATAGGCGTTTTTTTTTGGATTGCAATTTCAAGTATTGCTCCCCTTGGACTGCTTATAGCAGGATAtggatcaaataataaatattcttttTCAGGTGGTCTCCGAGCTACTGCTCAAGCTATTAGTTACGAAATTCCTTTAGCTTTATGTGTGTTATCTATATCTCTAC AATTATCCAATAGTTCAAGTACAATTGATATAGTTGAAGCACAATGCAGATATGGTTTTTTAGGATGGAATTTGTGGCGCCAACCTATAGGGTTTCtatcttttttcatctcatctctGGCAGAATGTGAGAGATTGCCCTTTGATTTACCAGAAGTGGAAGAAGAATTGGTAGCGGGTTATCAAACTAAATATTCGGGTATCAAATTTGGTTTATTTTACGTTGCTTCTTACCTAAATCTATTAGCTTCTTCATTCTTTGTAACAGTTCTTTACTTGGGCGGATGGAacttatcaattccattcataccCATTCTGAAACATTTTGAATGGGATTCTATTTCTGGAATTAACGGGGTCATTAATATAACAATCGGGATCCTAATTATatta ATCACAgaatgtgatctgaaacgttga
- the LOC131042537 gene encoding NAD(P)H-quinone oxidoreductase subunit H, chloroplastic-like: protein MVAREKDLMMVSMGPHHPSMHGVLRLIVTLDGEDVIDCEPVLGYLHRRMEKIAENRTIVQYLPYVTRWDYLATMFTEAITVNAPEKLENIQIPKRASYIRMIMLELSHIASHLLWLGPFMADIGAQTPFFYILREREMIYDLFEAATGMRMMHNYFRIGGVAIDLPYGWIDKCLDFCYYFFPKVTEYERLITRNPIFLKRVERVGIISREEAIDWSLSGPMLRASEIQWDLRKVDHYECYDELDWEIQWQKEGDSLARYLLRIGEMKESIKIIRQALEVIPGGPYENLEVRRLNKGKDSQWNDFESRFISKKPSPTFELSKQEHYVRVEAPKGELGIFFIGDDNIFPWRWKIRPPGFINLQIPPQLVKRMKLADIMMILGSIDIIMGEVDR, encoded by the coding sequence ATGGTTGCTAGGGAGAAAGACCTCATGATGGTAAGTATGGGTCCTCATCATCCATCAATGCATGGTGTTCTTCGACTGATTGTTACTCTAGATGGTGAAGATGTTATTGACTGTGAACCTGTATTAGGTTATTTACATAGACGGATGGAAAAAATTGCTGAGAACAGAACAATTGTTCAATATCTCCCCTATGTAACACGATGGGATTATTTGGCTACTATGTTCACTGAGGCGATAACGGTTAATGCGccagaaaaattggaaaatattCAAATACCTAAAAGGGCTAGCTATATTAGAATGATTATGCTAGAGTTAAGTCATATAGCTTCTCATTTGTTATGGCTTGGACCTTTCATGGCTGATATTGGTGCGCAGACtcctttcttttatattttaagaGAGAGGGAAATGATATATGATTTATTTGAAGCTGCCACGGGCATGCGAATGATGCATAATTATTTCCGCATTGGAGGAGTAGCTATAGATTTACCCTACGGTTGGATAGATAAATGCTTAGATTTTTGCTATTATTTCTTCCCAAAAGTGACAGAATATGAAAGGCTTATTACACGCAATCCTATCTTTTTGAAACGAGTTGAGAGAGTAGGCATTATTAGTAGAGAAGAAGCAATAGATTGGAGTTTATCAGGACCCATGCTACGAGCTTCTGAAATCCAATGGGATCTTCGTAAAGTGGATCATTATGAATGCTACGATGAATTGGATTGGGAAATCCAATGGCAAAAAGAAGGAGATTCGTTAGCTCGTTATTTGCTTCGAATCGGGGAAATGAAAGAATCTATAAAAATAATCAGACAGGCCCTAGAAGTAATTCCGGGAGGTCCCTATGAGAATTTAGAGGTTCGACGTTTAAATAAGGGAAAAGATTCGCAATGGAACGATTTCGAATCTCGATTTATCAGTAAAAAACCTTCCCCTACTTTTGAGTTATCAAAACAAGAACATTACGTGAGAGTAGAAGCTCCCAAGGGGGAACTAGGAATTTTTTTTATAGGAGATGATAATATTTTTCCCTGGAGATGGAAAATTCGACCACCTGGTTTTATTAATTTGCAGATCCCTCCTCAACTGGTTAAAAGGATGAAATTAGCCGATATCATGATGATTTTGGGTAGTATAGATATCATTATGGGAGAGGTTGATCGTTAA